In Sulfuricurvum sp., the following proteins share a genomic window:
- a CDS encoding bifunctional 3,4-dihydroxy-2-butanone 4-phosphate synthase/GTP cyclohydrolase II: MSAIERVKEAIEEFRKGRMVIMVDDEDRENEGDLVYASVFSTPDHVNFMATHAKGLICVAINPSIAKRLNLEPMVKTNSSMHETAFTVSVDATEATTGISTAERDMTIKILANPVSHSSELVMPGHIFPLIAKEGGTLVRIGHTEGSVDLCRLSGLAESAVICEIMKEDGTMARRDDLDIFGQMHNLKTVYISDIVEYRLANEILVKAVSEDEIEFFGVNVKKYCFEDHQGDKHTAIVFYKAGETANVRVHNVISDCELLINQSKYTQLIDSIDYLKHNSGVLLFIDKPHHQQGNMKEYGIGAQILKTLGVRHMRLLADSKNAEFSGLSGFGLDVIEVINPSEGN, from the coding sequence ATGTCAGCAATAGAACGTGTTAAAGAAGCTATCGAAGAGTTTAGAAAAGGGCGTATGGTTATTATGGTCGATGATGAGGATCGTGAGAATGAGGGTGACCTTGTTTATGCATCAGTTTTTTCGACTCCCGATCATGTAAATTTTATGGCTACTCATGCAAAAGGGCTTATATGTGTAGCAATCAACCCTAGCATTGCGAAACGTTTAAATCTCGAACCAATGGTCAAAACAAACTCATCGATGCATGAGACGGCATTTACGGTCTCTGTAGATGCTACAGAAGCTACAACAGGTATCTCAACAGCAGAGCGAGATATGACGATTAAGATTTTGGCTAACCCTGTAAGTCATTCAAGTGAACTGGTTATGCCTGGACATATTTTTCCTCTTATAGCAAAAGAGGGTGGGACGTTGGTTCGTATCGGTCATACGGAAGGATCTGTCGATTTGTGTCGTCTCTCAGGTTTAGCAGAATCTGCGGTTATTTGTGAAATCATGAAAGAAGACGGGACGATGGCTCGTCGTGATGATTTGGATATTTTCGGTCAAATGCATAACCTCAAAACCGTTTATATTTCAGATATTGTTGAATATCGTCTTGCTAATGAGATTTTAGTCAAAGCAGTGTCCGAAGATGAAATTGAATTTTTTGGTGTCAATGTCAAAAAATATTGTTTTGAAGATCATCAAGGCGATAAACATACCGCTATCGTCTTTTATAAAGCAGGTGAGACTGCCAATGTTCGAGTACATAATGTAATCTCTGATTGTGAACTTTTAATTAATCAAAGCAAATATACTCAATTGATCGATTCTATCGATTATCTCAAGCATAACAGCGGTGTATTGCTCTTTATCGACAAGCCTCATCACCAACAAGGTAATATGAAAGAGTACGGAATCGGTGCACAAATCTTAAAGACATTAGGTGTTCGTCATATGCGATTATTGGCGGATTCTAAAAATGCAGAATTTTCTGGATTAAGTGGATTCGGTTTGGATGTTATTGAGGTGATAAATCCCAGCGAGGGGAATTGA